A region from the Bacteroidales bacterium genome encodes:
- a CDS encoding SIMPL domain-containing protein has product MKSLLNILLVATLVIVTAPKLMSQTNTVKETPYIEVTGTAEKYVVPDEIYISIALKERQEGRENKSIEQQEAQLKQGLSEIGIDLKDLSLSDATSDYVRVKVAKKDVISKSDYLLKVTSASMVGKVFEKLDELKIEEAQIARVSHSEIERFRKEVKIQAIKAAKEKADYLLEAIGEKAGEPLIIQENQYGIAPLANSQFIEEQQSLGLYSTQGYYAKSEPVLQFQKIKVVSSFYIKFAIQP; this is encoded by the coding sequence ATGAAATCCTTATTGAACATCCTGCTGGTAGCAACCCTGGTAATTGTTACGGCTCCCAAATTAATGTCGCAAACAAACACAGTAAAGGAAACCCCTTACATAGAAGTAACCGGAACTGCAGAGAAATATGTGGTTCCTGATGAAATTTATATCTCAATTGCCTTAAAAGAACGTCAGGAGGGCCGTGAAAACAAAAGCATTGAACAACAGGAAGCACAATTGAAGCAGGGACTTTCTGAAATAGGTATCGATTTAAAGGATCTTTCCCTTTCAGATGCAACATCAGATTATGTTCGGGTTAAAGTGGCTAAAAAGGATGTGATCAGTAAATCAGACTACCTGTTAAAGGTAACCTCAGCATCCATGGTTGGAAAAGTATTTGAAAAGCTCGATGAACTAAAAATTGAAGAAGCCCAGATTGCCCGTGTAAGTCATTCGGAAATTGAACGGTTCAGGAAAGAAGTAAAAATACAGGCTATCAAGGCAGCCAAAGAGAAAGCCGACTATTTGCTGGAGGCTATCGGTGAAAAAGCCGGAGAGCCCCTGATTATACAGGAAAATCAATATGGAATTGCACCTTTAGCCAATTCTCAGTTTATTGAAGAACAACAATCATTAGGATTATATTCTACCCAGGGATACTATGCCAAATCTGAACCTGTCCTGCAATTCCAAAAAATCAAGGTAGTCTCGTCATTCTACATTAAATTTGCCATCCAACCCTAA
- a CDS encoding ATP-grasp domain-containing protein, with protein sequence MILLDLPYVSDYLKETIARNQYPVFEPSGNLHFNPEQHSFCLTEKEAIEYFRKNPETRVYTNSENSTHWMIRNLGFTDRTKLVTLFKDKVAFRELTRSMYPNLYFRNVPFEEIKGIVAEELPFPCVIKPAIGFFSLGVYTVNHEGEWDRVKQSLFNDIQYIRNLYPTEVLDTARFIIEEYIYGDEYAFDAYFDHEGKPVMLNILKHYFASGDDVSDRVYVTSRQIMRENMELMLDFLERLGARVEMKNFPLHVEVRIDEKGRMVPIEVNPMRFGGWCTTADNAGFAYGLNTYEYFLDGKKPDWDSILAQDNPNLYSLIVLNNSTGIPGKDIKSFDYERLLQNFNKPLELRKTDCAKFPLFGFIFTETAPENSAELDRILRDDLREYCNF encoded by the coding sequence ATGATCCTCTTAGACCTTCCCTACGTTTCCGACTACCTCAAAGAGACCATTGCAAGAAATCAATACCCGGTATTTGAGCCTTCGGGAAATCTGCATTTCAATCCTGAACAGCATTCATTCTGCCTGACAGAAAAAGAAGCTATTGAATATTTCAGGAAAAATCCGGAAACAAGGGTTTATACCAATTCTGAAAACTCCACTCATTGGATGATCCGGAATCTTGGGTTTACTGACAGGACAAAGCTGGTTACACTTTTCAAGGATAAGGTGGCATTCAGGGAGTTAACCCGGTCGATGTACCCAAATCTTTATTTCAGGAATGTTCCATTTGAGGAAATTAAAGGCATTGTTGCCGAAGAATTGCCTTTCCCCTGTGTAATAAAACCGGCTATCGGATTTTTTAGCCTGGGGGTATATACCGTGAACCACGAAGGTGAATGGGATCGGGTAAAGCAATCACTTTTTAATGATATTCAATACATCCGGAACCTCTATCCTACTGAAGTTCTGGATACGGCAAGGTTTATTATTGAAGAATATATTTATGGTGATGAATATGCCTTTGATGCTTATTTCGATCATGAAGGCAAGCCTGTGATGCTCAATATCCTGAAACATTATTTTGCCTCAGGTGATGATGTAAGCGATCGGGTTTATGTTACTTCCCGTCAAATTATGAGGGAAAATATGGAGCTGATGCTTGATTTTCTTGAAAGATTAGGGGCCAGGGTAGAAATGAAGAATTTCCCCCTTCATGTGGAGGTGCGGATAGATGAAAAGGGCAGAATGGTGCCGATCGAAGTGAACCCCATGCGTTTTGGTGGTTGGTGCACAACTGCTGATAATGCTGGGTTTGCCTATGGATTAAACACTTATGAATACTTCCTGGATGGGAAGAAACCCGACTGGGATTCGATTCTTGCTCAGGATAATCCTAACCTATACAGCCTGATCGTTCTGAACAACTCAACAGGAATACCAGGGAAAGACATCAAATCCTTTGACTATGAACGCTTGCTGCAAAATTTCAACAAACCCCTGGAGTTGAGAAAGACAGATTGTGCGAAATTCCCTCTTTTTGGCTTTATTTTTACAGAAACAGCCCCTGAAAACTCTGCAGAACTTGACCGTATTCTTAGAGATGATTTAAGAGAATATTGCAACTTTTAA